GGCGCGCCACGAGCAGGTCGAGGCGCTGCGCAAGATGCTGCTGGCGTTTGCGCAGGACATCCGCGTGGTGCTAGTGCGGCTGGCCTCGCGGCTGCAGACGCTGCGCTGGCTGGCCGAGACTAAGCAGTCACCGCTGCCCGGCGTGGCGCGCGAAACGCTCGACATCTACGCGCCGCTGGCCAACCGCCTGGGCATCTGGCAGATGAAGTGGGAGCTGGAGGACCTGGCCTTCCGCTTCGAACAGCCCGATACCTACAAGCGCATCGCCAGGCTGCTGGATGAAAAGCGCATCGAGCGCGAAGGCTATATCGCCGGCGCCATCGCGCGGCTGCAGTCCGAGCTGGCCACCGCGGGCATCCGCGCCGAGGTCAGCGGCCGGCCCAAGCACATCTACAGCATCTGGAAGAAGATGCGCGGCAAGGAGCTGGATTTTGCCGACCTGTACGATGTGCGCGCCTTCCGCGTGATCGTCGACGATATCAAGGACTGCTATACGGTGCTCGGCATCGTGCACCATATCTGGCAGCCGATCCCGCGCGAGTTCGACGACTACATCTCCCGGCCCAAGGCCAACGGCTACAAGTCGCTGCACACGGTGGTGATCGGCGATGACGGCCGCGCCTTCGAGGTGCAGATCCGCACGCACGAGATGCACCACTTTGCCGAATACGGCGTGGCCGCGCACTGGCGCTACAAGGAGGCGGGCAGCCGCGGCTATGCCGGGCAGTTCTCCGCCAGCGAGCGCTACGACGAGAAGATTGCCTGGCTGCGCCAGCTGCTGGCGTGGAAGGACGATGCCGACCACAGCGTGGCGCATGACGAGTCATGGGAGCAGATCAAGCACGCCGCGATCGACGACCACATCTACGTGCTGACGCCGCAGGCGCGCGTGGTGGCGCTGCCGCAGGGCGCAACCGCCGTGGATTTCGCCTACTACCTGCACAGCGATCTCGGCCACCGCTGCCGCGGCGCGCGCGTGGACGGCACCATGGTGCCGCTGAACACGCCGCTCAAGAACGGCCAGACCGTCGAGATCATCGCGGTCAAGCAGGGCGGGCCGTCGCGCGACTGGCTCAATGCCGACCTGGGCTACCTCGCCAGCAGCCGCGCGCGCGCCAAGGTGCGCGCGTGGTTCAACGCGCTGGACTCGCAGGAAACCATCGCCCAGGGCCGCGCGCTGATCGACAAGACGCTGCAGCGGGAAGGCAAGACCGCGGTCAAGCTGGAAGACCTGGCGACGCGGCTGGGCTTCAAGACTCCGGACGAGCTGTTCGCCGCGGTGGCCAAGGACGAGTTCAGCCTGCGCCATGTGGAGCACGCGTTGCGCCACCCCGAGGGCGAGGTCCAGGCGCCGCTGAGCGAGGAAGACGCCGTCACCAAGAAGAGCCGCGCCACCAGCGTGGCGCGCGGCGCCAAGAGCGGCGTGCTGGTGGTGGGCGTGGATTCGCTGATGACGCAGATGTCGCGCTGCTGCAAGCCGGCGCCGCCGGACGACATCGTCGGCTTTGTCACGCGCGGGCGCGGGGTGTCGATCCATCGCCGCAACTGCCACACCTTCCAGCAGCTGTCGGCGCGCGCGCCGGAGCGCGTGATCCAGACCGAGTGGGGCAAGAAGAGCCACGCCGCGGTCTATCCGGTCGACATCCATGTCGAGGCCATCGACCGGCAGGGCCTGCTGCGCGACATCTCGGAAGTGCTGTCGCGCGAGAAGATCAACGTCACGGGCGTCAAGACGCTGTCCAGCAAGGGCGTGGCGCGCATGCAGTTCACCGCGGAGGTCTCCGAGGCCACGCAGCTGCAGCGCGCACTGCTGCTGATCGAGGAAGTCCAGGGGGTGTTGCAGGCGAAAAGAAAGTGATGCTATACTTGCGGCTTCGCTAGGCTCGTAGCTCAGCTGGTTAGAGCACCACCTTGACATGGTGGGGGTCGTTGGTTCGAGTCCAATCGAGCCTACCAACGAATTGCAGTAAAGCAGTAAAAAGCAGTGCGGCAAGTCCGATTCAACCCCATACGGAACGGAAGGGCATCATGGTTATGACACCGCGAACTACTACCGCTGGCAAGCGACAGTAGTCGAGGTGCGCCTTC
The window above is part of the Cupriavidus taiwanensis LMG 19424 genome. Proteins encoded here:
- a CDS encoding RelA/SpoT family protein, with amino-acid sequence MVTSTDLAGRVAGIPDTELVERALAYVREHGAGVALPTGETVPSHAEGMLRILDGLRVDDSARAAACLFGLAAFVPETEAEIEPRFGEEVARLVNGVRQLLRIGAIAGNRPDAESAAPSKNEAQARHEQVEALRKMLLAFAQDIRVVLVRLASRLQTLRWLAETKQSPLPGVARETLDIYAPLANRLGIWQMKWELEDLAFRFEQPDTYKRIARLLDEKRIEREGYIAGAIARLQSELATAGIRAEVSGRPKHIYSIWKKMRGKELDFADLYDVRAFRVIVDDIKDCYTVLGIVHHIWQPIPREFDDYISRPKANGYKSLHTVVIGDDGRAFEVQIRTHEMHHFAEYGVAAHWRYKEAGSRGYAGQFSASERYDEKIAWLRQLLAWKDDADHSVAHDESWEQIKHAAIDDHIYVLTPQARVVALPQGATAVDFAYYLHSDLGHRCRGARVDGTMVPLNTPLKNGQTVEIIAVKQGGPSRDWLNADLGYLASSRARAKVRAWFNALDSQETIAQGRALIDKTLQREGKTAVKLEDLATRLGFKTPDELFAAVAKDEFSLRHVEHALRHPEGEVQAPLSEEDAVTKKSRATSVARGAKSGVLVVGVDSLMTQMSRCCKPAPPDDIVGFVTRGRGVSIHRRNCHTFQQLSARAPERVIQTEWGKKSHAAVYPVDIHVEAIDRQGLLRDISEVLSREKINVTGVKTLSSKGVARMQFTAEVSEATQLQRALLLIEEVQGVLQAKRK